In Chloroflexota bacterium, one genomic interval encodes:
- the trxB gene encoding thioredoxin-disulfide reductase, whose protein sequence is MSSRGDGSPIHSNVVIIGSGPAGLTAAIYAARADLTPIVLAGSGAGGQLMLTSDVENYPGFPDGIQGPDLMAAMRAQAERFGARIVDVDADRVDFGSRPFGIWARGIEYRAEAVIVATGASAMWLGLESEERLRGRGVSACATCDGFFFRDKEIAVVGGGDTALEEATYLTRFASKVHLLHRRDQFRGSRIMVDRTIANPKIEIHYNTAVDEVLGDAHVEGLRLRDTSSGDARVMPTDGLFVAIGHRPNTEIFGDRLEIDAKGYLVVRDQTGSRVEGVFIAGDVHDHRYRQAVTAAGDGCRAAIDAERWLEASGITATSAASAS, encoded by the coding sequence ATGTCGTCGCGCGGCGACGGGTCGCCGATCCATTCGAACGTCGTCATCATCGGTTCCGGGCCCGCCGGCCTCACCGCCGCGATCTACGCGGCCCGGGCGGACCTCACCCCGATCGTCCTCGCCGGGTCGGGCGCCGGTGGCCAGCTCATGCTGACGAGCGACGTCGAGAACTACCCGGGCTTCCCGGACGGGATCCAGGGCCCGGACCTCATGGCCGCCATGCGCGCCCAGGCGGAGCGATTCGGTGCCCGGATCGTCGACGTCGACGCGGACCGGGTCGATTTCGGCAGCCGTCCGTTCGGCATCTGGGCCCGCGGCATCGAATATCGCGCCGAGGCCGTGATCGTGGCGACCGGCGCGTCGGCGATGTGGCTGGGCCTCGAGAGCGAGGAACGGCTCCGCGGTCGCGGCGTGAGCGCCTGCGCGACCTGCGACGGATTCTTCTTCCGCGACAAGGAGATCGCCGTCGTCGGCGGCGGCGATACGGCCCTCGAGGAGGCGACGTACCTCACCCGGTTCGCGTCGAAGGTCCATCTCCTCCACCGCCGCGACCAGTTCCGGGGCAGCCGGATCATGGTGGACCGGACCATCGCGAACCCGAAGATCGAGATCCACTACAACACCGCCGTCGACGAGGTCCTCGGCGACGCCCACGTCGAGGGCCTCCGCCTCCGCGACACCTCGAGCGGCGACGCCCGGGTCATGCCGACGGACGGCCTGTTCGTCGCGATCGGCCATCGGCCGAACACGGAGATCTTCGGCGACCGGCTCGAGATCGACGCCAAGGGCTACCTGGTGGTCCGCGACCAGACCGGGTCGCGCGTCGAGGGCGTCTTCATCGCCGGTGACGTCCACGATCACCGCTACCGGCAGGCGGTGACGGCGGCCGGGGACGGTTGCCGCGCCGCGATCGATGCAGAGCGATGGCTCGAGGCGAGCGGGATCACCGCGACGAGCGCCGCGTCCGCCTCGTGA
- the cofC gene encoding 2-phospho-L-lactate guanylyltransferase, translating to MSLPASLDRGRIGPPERIVAIVPVRSLEGAKSRLGGVLDPEERRDLVVRLLERTIRAATAARRIAATITVSADPVARDLAGAAGAHAIDESGIGLVDALDTARRAAVDLGASAVLVLPIDLTAVSARALDEAIEAATADSPPDVRLVALVPDRHGRGTNLLFVRPPDAIDFAFGGDSRSAHATRARAAGARYVELGGPLIVDLDTPDDLLLAAPAILERPHAH from the coding sequence GTGAGCCTGCCGGCCTCTCTCGATCGTGGTCGGATCGGCCCGCCCGAGCGGATCGTCGCGATCGTCCCGGTCCGCTCCCTGGAGGGGGCGAAGTCGCGACTCGGTGGCGTCCTCGACCCGGAGGAGCGGCGCGACCTCGTCGTCCGACTGCTCGAACGGACGATCCGGGCAGCGACGGCGGCCAGGCGGATCGCCGCGACGATCACCGTCAGCGCGGATCCCGTGGCCCGCGACCTCGCCGGCGCCGCCGGGGCCCATGCCATCGACGAGTCGGGGATCGGCCTCGTCGACGCGCTCGACACCGCACGGCGCGCGGCCGTCGACCTCGGCGCGAGTGCCGTCCTCGTCCTGCCGATCGATCTCACGGCGGTCTCGGCGCGCGCCCTCGACGAGGCGATCGAGGCGGCGACCGCCGACTCGCCACCCGACGTCCGGCTCGTCGCCCTCGTGCCCGACCGGCACGGTCGAGGCACCAACCTCCTGTTCGTCCGTCCGCCGGACGCCATCGACTTCGCGTTCGGCGGCGACAGCCGCTCGGCTCACGCGACCCGGGCCCGTGCGGCCGGTGCGCGATATGTCGAGCTCGGCGGACCGCTCATCGTCGACCTCGACACGCCGGACGATCTGCTCCTGGCGGCACCGGCCATCCTCGAACGGCCCCATGCCCACTGA
- a CDS encoding TIGR03557 family F420-dependent LLM class oxidoreductase, whose amino-acid sequence MSEATIGYAAMLEQFGPREVTDYSVLAEQHGFRGVMAADHFQPWVPQQGNAAFVWNVMTAIAERTSGDVGPGVTCPSFRMHPAIVAQASATLAAMYPGRHWLGLGSGEALNEHVIGGYWPETPERIARMFEAIEIIRKLFSGKDVKHDGRFFKLETTRLWTMPAEPPPILIATAGPITARKTGMFADGLITVGAPESKIEMIFEKCREGCREAGRDPADFRFILQLHLSWAETDEEAMRNAMVEWPNGGMKFPKQDIRSPSDFEQMARLVRAEDFEGRMLISADPEAHRAYIQRFLDLGFDRIYLHNVGRDQARWIEVFGRDVLPKLHR is encoded by the coding sequence ATGAGCGAGGCGACGATCGGCTACGCCGCGATGCTCGAGCAGTTCGGGCCGCGCGAGGTGACGGACTACAGCGTCCTTGCCGAGCAGCACGGGTTCCGTGGGGTCATGGCCGCCGATCACTTCCAGCCGTGGGTCCCGCAGCAGGGCAATGCCGCCTTCGTGTGGAACGTCATGACCGCGATCGCCGAGCGGACCTCCGGTGACGTCGGGCCGGGCGTCACGTGCCCCAGCTTCCGGATGCACCCGGCGATCGTCGCCCAGGCGTCGGCGACGCTCGCCGCGATGTATCCCGGGCGCCATTGGCTCGGCCTCGGTTCAGGGGAGGCGCTCAACGAGCACGTCATCGGCGGCTACTGGCCGGAGACGCCCGAACGGATCGCCCGGATGTTCGAGGCGATCGAGATCATCCGCAAGCTCTTCTCCGGCAAGGACGTCAAGCACGACGGCAGGTTCTTCAAGCTCGAGACCACCCGCCTGTGGACGATGCCGGCCGAGCCGCCGCCGATCCTCATCGCGACCGCCGGACCGATCACGGCCAGGAAGACGGGCATGTTCGCCGATGGCCTCATCACCGTCGGCGCCCCCGAGTCGAAGATCGAGATGATCTTCGAGAAGTGCCGCGAGGGCTGCCGCGAAGCGGGCAGGGACCCGGCGGACTTCCGGTTCATCCTCCAGCTCCATCTCTCGTGGGCCGAGACGGACGAGGAGGCGATGCGGAACGCGATGGTCGAATGGCCGAATGGCGGGATGAAGTTCCCCAAGCAGGACATCCGCAGCCCGTCCGACTTCGAGCAGATGGCCAGGCTCGTTCGAGCGGAGGATTTCGAGGGTCGCATGCTCATCAGCGCGGATCCCGAGGCTCACCGGGCGTACATCCAGCGATTCCTCGACCTGGGTTTCGACCGGATCTATCTCCACAACGTCGGCCGCGATCAGGCGCGCTGGATCGAGGTGTTCGGACGCGACGTGTTGCCGAAGCTCCACCGGTGA
- a CDS encoding LLM class F420-dependent oxidoreductase, which translates to MKLGLQIPSFTWPGGPAAIGPTLGRIARAADDAGFDSIWVMDHFFQIRGVGPVTDPMLEGWTALGFLAANTTRARLGLLVGGVHYRLPGLWIKAATTLDVLSGGRAWFGIGAAWNEDESRSLGFPFPPLGQRFEMLEETLRIAHEMWQAERGTEAPFEGRQFHATRLLNSPPPLSRPHPPIMIGGGGEQRTLRLVARYADACNVFGSPETLHHKFEVLRGHCEAVGRPFDEIERSTLQPVAIDARGADGALTPAAIVDRAGALADVGVQHLILSVRGVDDISRLELIGRDVIPALRTL; encoded by the coding sequence GTGAAGCTCGGTCTCCAGATCCCGTCGTTCACCTGGCCAGGCGGTCCGGCAGCCATCGGCCCGACCCTCGGCCGGATCGCCCGTGCCGCGGACGACGCCGGATTCGATTCCATCTGGGTGATGGACCACTTCTTCCAGATCCGAGGCGTCGGCCCCGTCACCGACCCGATGCTCGAAGGCTGGACCGCGCTTGGTTTCCTGGCCGCGAACACGACTCGGGCCCGCCTCGGGCTCCTCGTCGGCGGTGTCCATTACCGGCTGCCGGGCCTCTGGATCAAGGCCGCCACGACACTCGACGTCCTGTCCGGCGGTCGGGCCTGGTTCGGCATCGGCGCGGCCTGGAACGAGGACGAATCGCGAAGCCTCGGCTTCCCCTTCCCGCCGCTTGGCCAGCGGTTCGAGATGCTCGAGGAGACCCTCCGGATCGCTCACGAGATGTGGCAGGCCGAACGGGGCACGGAGGCGCCCTTCGAGGGCCGCCAGTTCCATGCCACGCGGCTCCTTAACAGCCCACCGCCGCTCTCGCGACCGCACCCGCCGATCATGATCGGCGGCGGCGGCGAGCAGCGGACACTCCGCCTCGTCGCGCGCTACGCCGACGCCTGCAACGTGTTCGGGTCGCCGGAGACGCTCCATCACAAGTTCGAGGTCCTGCGCGGTCATTGCGAGGCCGTCGGTCGACCGTTCGACGAGATCGAACGGTCGACCCTCCAGCCGGTCGCGATCGACGCCCGAGGTGCCGACGGGGCGCTCACGCCGGCTGCCATCGTCGATCGGGCCGGCGCGCTCGCCGATGTCGGGGTCCAGCACCTCATCCTCAGCGTCCGCGGGGTCGACGACATCTCGCGCCTCGAGCTCATCGGGCGCGACGTCATCCCGGCCCTCAGGACGCTCTGA
- a CDS encoding 2-phospho-L-lactate transferase — MRVVELAGGVGGAKLAFGLQAILDADLTVVVNTGDDTDRHGLRVCPDLDTVTYTLAGLDDRTRGWGLRDETWTVAGQLARLGEETWFQLGDRDLATHIVRTARLRAGARLTDVAVAVARSLGVRATVLPMSDDDVRTEVRTDDGWLEFQEYFVHRRQEPVVHEVRFVGVDRAEAPARVRGELGFAEGIVIAPSNPVVSIAPILAVRGMRDLLAGARRGGVPIVALSPIVGGSALKGPADRMLASLGHESSALGVARLYADVASGFVLDTEDADLAPAIERVGLRTFVAPTVMTDDPSRIALGRTVLEAIHALRADG, encoded by the coding sequence GTGCGCGTCGTCGAGCTGGCCGGTGGCGTCGGCGGGGCGAAACTCGCCTTCGGCCTCCAGGCGATCCTCGACGCCGACCTCACGGTCGTCGTCAACACCGGAGACGACACGGATCGTCACGGCCTCCGTGTCTGCCCCGATCTCGACACCGTGACCTACACCCTTGCCGGCCTCGACGACCGGACACGCGGCTGGGGACTCCGCGACGAGACGTGGACCGTCGCCGGGCAGCTCGCCCGGCTCGGCGAGGAGACGTGGTTCCAGCTCGGCGATCGCGACCTCGCGACGCACATCGTCCGCACCGCCCGCCTCCGCGCCGGCGCCCGCCTGACGGACGTGGCCGTCGCCGTCGCCCGCTCCCTCGGGGTCAGGGCCACGGTCCTGCCGATGTCCGACGACGACGTCCGGACGGAGGTCCGCACGGACGACGGCTGGCTCGAGTTCCAGGAGTACTTCGTCCACCGCCGGCAGGAACCCGTGGTCCACGAGGTCCGCTTCGTCGGCGTGGACCGGGCCGAGGCACCGGCCCGCGTCCGTGGCGAGCTCGGGTTCGCGGAGGGCATCGTCATCGCCCCGTCCAATCCGGTCGTCTCGATCGCACCGATCCTCGCGGTCCGTGGGATGCGCGACCTGCTCGCCGGCGCCCGGCGCGGCGGCGTCCCGATCGTCGCGCTGAGCCCGATCGTCGGCGGCAGCGCGCTCAAGGGTCCGGCGGACCGGATGCTCGCGAGCCTGGGTCACGAATCGAGCGCCCTCGGCGTGGCCCGACTGTATGCCGACGTCGCCTCGGGATTCGTCCTCGACACGGAGGACGCCGACCTCGCTCCGGCGATCGAACGGGTCGGCCTCCGGACGTTCGTCGCGCCCACGGTCATGACGGACGACCCGAGCCGGATCGCCCTCGGGCGAACCGTGCTCGAGGCGATCCATGCGCTGCGGGCGGACGGGTAG
- the cofE gene encoding coenzyme F420-0:L-glutamate ligase: MPTEAGGGRVEIVAVPGVPEVVSGDDLPAIVAQALAAALSPGGSLASGGPLRPDDVVVVTSKIVSKAEGALVDLATIEPRPEAIAFAERWDRDARQIEVVLREARRVVRMANGVLITETRHGFICANGGVDASNVGRRSGEVVLLLPTDPDASATRLRDAIRRELGMDVAVIVSDSFGRPWRWGITDVAIGVSGIAPLEDLRGTPDADGRLMRSTIRAVADEIASAAELALGKASGRPLAVVRGARPTRSEATIGDALMPEAFDLFH, from the coding sequence ATGCCCACTGAGGCCGGGGGCGGTCGTGTCGAGATCGTCGCGGTGCCCGGCGTGCCGGAGGTCGTCAGCGGAGACGATCTGCCGGCGATCGTCGCCCAGGCCCTCGCCGCGGCGCTCTCGCCCGGCGGGTCGCTCGCGTCCGGCGGGCCACTCCGCCCGGACGACGTGGTGGTCGTCACCTCCAAGATCGTCTCGAAGGCCGAGGGCGCCCTCGTCGATCTCGCGACGATCGAACCACGTCCGGAGGCGATCGCGTTCGCCGAGCGATGGGACCGCGACGCACGACAGATCGAGGTCGTCCTCCGCGAGGCTCGGCGGGTCGTGCGGATGGCGAACGGGGTCCTCATCACGGAGACTCGGCACGGGTTCATCTGCGCGAACGGCGGCGTCGACGCGTCGAACGTGGGGCGGCGGTCGGGCGAGGTCGTGCTCCTCCTGCCGACCGATCCCGACGCCTCCGCGACCCGGCTCCGCGACGCGATCCGCCGGGAGCTCGGGATGGACGTCGCGGTCATCGTCTCGGACAGCTTCGGGCGGCCCTGGCGATGGGGCATCACGGATGTCGCGATCGGCGTGAGCGGGATCGCGCCGCTCGAGGACCTCCGGGGGACGCCGGACGCGGACGGCCGCCTCATGCGCTCGACGATCCGGGCGGTCGCCGACGAGATCGCCTCCGCGGCGGAGCTCGCCCTCGGCAAGGCGAGCGGCCGTCCGCTCGCGGTCGTCCGGGGGGCACGGCCGACCCGATCCGAGGCGACGATCGGCGATGCCCTCATGCCGGAGGCATTCGACCTCTTCCACTGA
- a CDS encoding TIGR03560 family F420-dependent LLM class oxidoreductase: MSVRFGAQLWSQRSDWAGFRDAAIAAEAAGWDGVWTWDHLLAIQGPWEQPIFEGWLALAGVAAVTSRVTVGLMVGANTFRRPGHTAKLATTLDAISGGRAVLGIGGAWFEREHDAFGIDFGMSAGERLDRFDEAVEILRRLLDGERVTHDGRFYTLHDAVCEPRPIQARLPILIGGSGRRKTLRTVALRGDAWNAAGTLDAVRDADAALRAHCGEVGRDQAAIERTVSFPIVIRSTREAALTRLAELRTHNGMTVDFDIPVLAGPPDAIAADLAPYIELGFRHVIARLPAPFDRETLERIGEVRTAIEAG, translated from the coding sequence GTGAGCGTCCGCTTCGGCGCCCAGCTCTGGTCGCAGCGATCCGACTGGGCTGGCTTCCGTGACGCGGCGATCGCCGCCGAGGCCGCCGGCTGGGACGGCGTCTGGACGTGGGACCATCTGCTGGCGATCCAGGGGCCGTGGGAGCAGCCGATCTTCGAAGGCTGGCTCGCCCTGGCGGGCGTCGCCGCGGTCACCTCGCGCGTCACCGTCGGCCTCATGGTCGGGGCGAACACGTTCCGCCGACCCGGCCATACCGCCAAGCTCGCGACGACCCTCGACGCGATCAGCGGCGGTCGGGCGGTCCTCGGCATCGGCGGGGCCTGGTTCGAGCGGGAGCACGATGCCTTCGGAATCGACTTCGGGATGAGCGCCGGCGAGCGACTCGACCGGTTCGACGAGGCAGTGGAGATCCTCCGTCGCCTCCTCGACGGGGAACGGGTCACCCACGACGGTCGCTTCTACACCTTGCACGATGCCGTCTGCGAGCCGCGCCCCATCCAGGCCCGACTGCCGATCCTCATCGGGGGCTCGGGACGCCGGAAGACCCTTCGGACGGTCGCCCTCCGCGGCGACGCCTGGAACGCCGCGGGCACGCTGGACGCCGTGCGCGACGCCGATGCGGCGCTCCGGGCCCACTGCGGCGAGGTGGGACGCGACCAGGCGGCGATCGAACGCACGGTGAGCTTCCCGATCGTCATCCGCTCGACTCGCGAGGCGGCGCTCACGCGCCTTGCCGAGCTGCGGACCCACAACGGGATGACCGTCGATTTCGACATCCCCGTGCTCGCCGGCCCACCGGACGCGATCGCCGCCGACCTCGCCCCATACATCGAACTCGGATTCCGTCACGTCATCGCCCGATTGCCGGCGCCATTCGATCGCGAGACGCTCGAGCGGATCGGAGAGGTTCGAACCGCCATCGAGGCCGGCTGA
- a CDS encoding DUF1684 domain-containing protein, producing the protein MTDLDATTPGVELALADWRRRVATLYSDVRFLYRDDPVAAWHRWREERASLYREHPSSPVPAAERGTFQPLHWGYDQRFAFEAALIPEPQPDPEAAPGPSLALPNSGPEALSIRRIGSIELPLPGGPARLAAFWMAGYVGGLFVPFRDATNGTETYGAGRYLIDAAKSADLGGDPERGTIVCDFNFSYQPSCAFDPKWACPLAPPENRLAAPIRAGERIA; encoded by the coding sequence ATGACCGACCTCGACGCCACCACGCCGGGGGTCGAACTCGCCCTCGCGGACTGGCGTCGTCGCGTGGCCACGTTGTACTCGGACGTCCGGTTCCTCTACCGCGACGATCCGGTCGCTGCGTGGCACCGCTGGCGCGAGGAGCGGGCCTCGCTCTACCGCGAGCACCCATCGTCGCCCGTGCCGGCAGCCGAACGAGGCACGTTCCAGCCGCTCCACTGGGGCTACGACCAGCGGTTCGCCTTCGAGGCCGCGCTCATCCCGGAGCCGCAGCCCGATCCCGAGGCCGCGCCGGGCCCGTCGCTGGCGCTTCCGAACAGCGGCCCGGAGGCGCTGTCGATCCGCCGCATCGGGTCGATCGAGCTGCCGCTCCCCGGCGGGCCGGCGCGACTCGCCGCCTTCTGGATGGCGGGCTACGTCGGCGGCCTCTTCGTTCCGTTCCGCGACGCCACGAACGGGACCGAGACCTATGGCGCGGGCCGCTATCTCATCGACGCCGCGAAGTCGGCCGATCTCGGCGGCGACCCTGAGCGAGGGACGATCGTCTGCGACTTCAACTTCAGCTACCAGCCCTCGTGCGCGTTCGATCCGAAATGGGCCTGCCCGCTCGCTCCGCCGGAGAATCGGCTCGCGGCTCCGATCAGGGCCGGCGAGCGCATCGCGTAG
- a CDS encoding Rieske 2Fe-2S domain-containing protein: MPMDRDFAAARGERQDAGRRAEARRGEPRVTEAAATERLASLTLALLPLRIFLGGTFVYAGLDKLIDPAFLQTSGAGSIGAQLAEFVKVSPIAILVEVFAQPFPIFVGIVIAVAEIAIGLGVLTGFLFRLSAAAGAALSILFWLTASWPTRPYYYGPDLPYAFGLLTLAFAGHGGRFALDDWLARRGVWAGPDDGASEDRRRILQGGLLGAGAIALGAFGGTVGAEMLGQRDRGTALGGSPAPGSGTGQGSAAPSVGPSTAPAVSGGSTGATAATVLGTVADLTSQGSIAFQDPQNGDPGVLVKLPDGTVVAFDAVCTHAGCTVQFDPGSGFLICPCHGATFDPTHGAAVIAGPTNQPLAPIPITVNASTGTISLEG; the protein is encoded by the coding sequence ATGCCGATGGACCGCGACTTCGCGGCGGCGCGGGGCGAGCGTCAGGATGCGGGGCGTCGGGCGGAGGCGCGGCGCGGCGAGCCCAGGGTCACGGAGGCGGCGGCGACCGAGCGGCTCGCGTCGCTCACGCTCGCGCTGCTCCCGCTCCGCATCTTCCTCGGCGGCACGTTCGTCTACGCCGGCCTCGACAAGCTCATCGATCCAGCGTTCCTCCAGACGAGCGGGGCGGGGTCGATCGGCGCGCAACTCGCCGAGTTCGTCAAGGTCTCGCCGATCGCGATCCTCGTCGAGGTGTTCGCCCAGCCGTTCCCGATCTTCGTCGGGATCGTCATCGCCGTCGCCGAGATCGCGATCGGACTCGGGGTCCTCACGGGGTTCCTCTTCCGGCTGTCGGCTGCGGCGGGTGCCGCTCTGTCGATCCTCTTCTGGCTCACCGCGTCGTGGCCCACCCGGCCGTACTACTACGGGCCGGATCTGCCGTACGCGTTCGGGCTGCTGACGCTCGCCTTCGCCGGCCACGGCGGACGCTTCGCCCTGGACGACTGGCTCGCGCGGCGGGGGGTTTGGGCCGGGCCGGACGACGGTGCGTCGGAGGACCGCCGCCGGATCCTCCAGGGAGGGCTGCTCGGCGCCGGCGCGATCGCCCTCGGCGCCTTCGGCGGGACCGTCGGCGCGGAGATGCTCGGTCAGCGCGACCGCGGGACGGCGCTCGGCGGCTCGCCCGCGCCCGGGAGTGGGACGGGCCAGGGCAGCGCTGCCCCGAGCGTCGGTCCGAGCACTGCCCCGGCCGTATCCGGCGGGTCGACGGGTGCGACAGCGGCCACCGTCCTCGGTACGGTCGCGGATCTCACGAGCCAGGGGTCCATCGCCTTCCAGGACCCCCAGAACGGCGACCCCGGCGTCCTCGTCAAGCTGCCTGACGGCACGGTGGTGGCGTTCGACGCGGTCTGCACCCACGCCGGCTGCACGGTCCAGTTCGATCCGGGATCGGGCTTCCTCATCTGTCCCTGCCACGGAGCGACCTTCGATCCGACCCACGGCGCGGCGGTCATCGCCGGGCCGACGAATCAGCCGCTTGCGCCCATCCCGATCACGGTGAACGCGTCGACCGGGACCATCAGCCTCGAGGGGTGA
- a CDS encoding S-methyl-5'-thioadenosine phosphorylase: MADLADIGVFGGSGFYSLLDDVREIKVDTPYGPPSDSLFLAEVAGRRVAFLPRHGRRHTLPPHRVPYRANVWAMRSLGVGAVISPCAAGSLQAHVKPGDFVVCDQFVDRTSGRAQTFFDGPIVSHVSSAEIYDPELRRIAIEAIRDHGITVHDHGTVVVIEGPRFSTKAESRWFSEAGWEVINMTQFPEAYLCRELGMAVVNISLITDFDAGVIEGTEVVDAMSVLEVFERNAERIRAVVLDMIGRFPEDLATLGAAEALRHTRGDGHAASVEDIRLFETGL, translated from the coding sequence ATGGCGGATCTGGCGGATATCGGCGTGTTCGGCGGGTCCGGCTTCTACTCGCTCCTCGACGACGTCCGCGAGATCAAGGTGGACACGCCGTACGGCCCGCCCTCGGACAGCCTGTTCCTCGCCGAGGTTGCCGGGCGGCGGGTCGCCTTCCTGCCCCGCCACGGTCGTCGCCACACGCTTCCGCCGCATCGGGTCCCGTACCGCGCGAACGTCTGGGCGATGCGATCGCTCGGCGTCGGGGCGGTCATCAGTCCGTGCGCGGCAGGTTCCCTGCAGGCGCATGTCAAGCCCGGTGACTTCGTCGTCTGTGACCAGTTCGTCGACCGAACGTCAGGTCGCGCCCAGACGTTCTTCGACGGGCCGATCGTCAGCCACGTGAGCTCGGCCGAGATCTACGACCCGGAGTTGCGACGGATCGCGATCGAGGCCATCCGTGACCACGGCATCACGGTCCACGACCACGGCACGGTCGTGGTCATCGAAGGCCCGCGATTCTCGACGAAGGCCGAATCGCGCTGGTTCTCCGAGGCCGGCTGGGAGGTGATCAACATGACCCAGTTCCCGGAGGCCTATCTCTGTCGAGAGCTCGGCATGGCCGTCGTCAACATCAGCCTCATCACGGATTTCGACGCCGGCGTCATCGAAGGCACCGAAGTCGTCGACGCGATGAGCGTCCTCGAGGTCTTCGAGCGTAACGCCGAGCGTATCCGAGCCGTGGTCCTCGACATGATCGGGCGCTTTCCCGAGGACCTCGCCACACTGGGGGCCGCGGAGGCGCTGCGCCATACCCGCGGCGACGGACACGCCGCGTCCGTCGAAGACATCCGCCTGTTCGAGACGGGGCTCTGA
- a CDS encoding EAL domain-containing protein, whose amino-acid sequence MRFFTSQRHSDESLLWSRDIRFVNRLASTLPGGRLLELESGVCLIAPTTELTESRAAEIAGASHSPEYGLVHVDSSIPEADRYLVAHATAVQQSGIAERVGMGRSVAVAQTKLLALFFRLNHRVAFQPIVAIATGEVHEYECLFRPEMPTLPTSISGMVEAAISTGRAVELNSFIVSRILDRIAGLEANSAAAGRPSRRYSVNFTPSSLLSPAFSPRAFADLVRRHDLDPRQLTLECTEQQAVPDVEPLTRHVKALRRLGFGFAVDDAGAGYASFTLVAALRPTIIKIDREIVHGIGDKRGDAKQALVEAFVSFGRRIGARLVAEGIETRRELAMLRTLGVEFGQGYLLGRPLEEPSAPRQLRPIGVREARPAVSRMRPSALAAATSIRRAVTPRG is encoded by the coding sequence ATGCGGTTCTTCACGTCCCAGCGCCATTCCGACGAGTCGCTCCTCTGGTCGCGCGACATCCGCTTCGTCAACCGGCTCGCCTCGACCCTGCCCGGGGGTCGCCTTCTCGAGCTCGAGTCCGGCGTGTGTCTCATCGCCCCGACGACCGAATTGACGGAGTCCCGCGCGGCCGAGATCGCTGGTGCGAGCCACTCGCCGGAGTACGGTCTCGTCCATGTCGACAGTTCGATCCCCGAGGCTGATCGGTATCTCGTCGCGCACGCCACCGCGGTGCAGCAGTCGGGGATCGCCGAGCGAGTGGGCATGGGACGATCGGTCGCCGTCGCCCAGACCAAGCTCCTCGCCCTGTTCTTCCGACTGAACCATCGCGTCGCGTTCCAGCCGATCGTCGCGATCGCGACCGGCGAGGTCCACGAGTACGAATGTCTGTTCCGGCCCGAGATGCCGACCCTCCCGACATCGATCAGCGGGATGGTCGAGGCGGCGATCAGCACCGGCCGGGCCGTCGAGCTCAACTCGTTCATCGTCTCCCGGATCCTCGATCGGATCGCTGGGCTCGAGGCCAACTCCGCAGCGGCGGGGCGGCCGAGTCGCCGGTACTCGGTGAACTTCACCCCATCGAGCCTGCTCAGCCCCGCCTTCTCGCCGCGGGCGTTCGCCGATCTCGTGCGACGGCACGACCTCGACCCGCGCCAGTTGACGCTCGAGTGCACCGAACAGCAGGCCGTCCCGGACGTGGAGCCCCTGACCCGCCACGTCAAGGCGCTCCGTCGCCTCGGCTTCGGCTTCGCGGTCGACGATGCCGGGGCCGGCTATGCGAGCTTCACGCTCGTCGCGGCGCTCCGTCCGACGATCATCAAGATCGACCGTGAGATCGTGCACGGCATCGGGGACAAGCGCGGTGATGCGAAACAGGCGCTCGTGGAGGCGTTCGTCTCGTTCGGCCGGCGGATCGGCGCCCGCCTCGTCGCCGAGGGGATCGAGACCCGACGTGAGCTCGCGATGCTCCGCACCCTCGGCGTCGAGTTCGGCCAGGGCTACCTCCTCGGACGCCCCCTGGAGGAGCCGAGCGCGCCTCGGCAGCTCCGCCCGATCGGCGTGCGGGAGGCTCGTCCGGCGGTCTCGCGGATGCGACCCTCGGCTCTGGCGGCCGCGACGTCCATCCGACGGGCCGTCACCCCTCGAGGCTGA